A part of Arthrobacter dokdonellae genomic DNA contains:
- the aroQ gene encoding type II 3-dehydroquinate dehydratase has product MTSTPDATPADRGELLILNGPNLNLLGTREPAIYGSDTLDDVARLTIAAANAAGFSAECIQSNHEGDLVDAIHSARGTAVGIIINAGAYTHTSVAIRDAIAGVELPAVEVHISNVHKREEFRHHSYLSPVCDAVIVGAGTHGYVLAVSYLDKVLA; this is encoded by the coding sequence ATGACTTCCACCCCTGACGCCACGCCCGCGGACCGCGGCGAACTGCTCATCCTCAACGGCCCCAACCTGAACCTTCTGGGCACCAGGGAGCCAGCCATCTACGGCAGTGACACGCTCGACGACGTCGCCCGGCTCACCATTGCGGCCGCCAACGCCGCGGGATTCAGCGCCGAGTGCATCCAGTCAAACCACGAGGGCGATCTCGTCGACGCCATCCACTCGGCCCGCGGCACGGCGGTGGGCATCATCATCAATGCCGGCGCCTACACGCACACGTCCGTGGCCATCCGGGACGCGATTGCCGGCGTCGAACTTCCAGCGGTGGAGGTACACATCTCCAACGTGCACAAGCGCGAGGAGTTCCGGCACCACTCCTACCTGTCCCCCGTGTGCGACGCCGTCATTGTCGGCGCGGGCACCCACGGCTATGTGCTGGCCGTCAGCTACCTGGACAAGGTGCTGGCGTAG
- a CDS encoding MarP family serine protease, giving the protein MFGFSWLDAVLILWLLWQLIYGLGAGLVVSLGGLVGFVAGAAAAFFASPFVSEHAPGPGWRTVFVIGATVLLIAIGHGVGIRIGRTIGRRVKSGPVRIIDRLLGGVLNVVVGAAVISLLAFGVTNLGIPAVSKQLSGSVVISRIDAWTPDPVKAVAAQMRSLVLEEGIPQLLNPAGPNVQVTAPNASTNTPAWTNAAKSVLKITGTAFQCGQNQTGSGFVVSPDRVLTNAHVVAGVSMPVVDTPTQGSLPARVVYFDPAKDLAILAVDGLNVAPLGTGPTLRDNTQAAFAGYPLGGPLQVRPATVMASGPMVIPDITGKHKSTEDIYQLAGNVQSGNSGGPLLDTSGRVVGVVFAKSTTSEPVGFAFTMTEVSPVIAAAPMLSSAVGSGSCSVK; this is encoded by the coding sequence GTGTTTGGCTTCTCCTGGTTGGATGCAGTGTTGATTTTGTGGCTGCTGTGGCAGCTGATCTACGGGCTCGGGGCCGGCTTGGTGGTGAGCCTGGGCGGGCTGGTGGGCTTTGTTGCCGGTGCCGCCGCGGCGTTCTTCGCTTCCCCCTTTGTCAGCGAGCATGCGCCCGGACCCGGCTGGCGGACGGTTTTTGTCATCGGCGCCACGGTCCTCTTGATCGCCATCGGCCACGGCGTGGGCATCAGGATTGGCCGGACCATCGGCAGGCGGGTGAAGTCAGGGCCTGTCCGGATCATCGACCGGCTGCTGGGCGGCGTGCTCAACGTGGTGGTCGGCGCGGCCGTGATCTCCCTGCTCGCCTTTGGTGTGACCAACCTGGGCATCCCGGCCGTCTCCAAGCAGCTGAGCGGTTCGGTGGTCATTTCCAGGATCGACGCGTGGACGCCGGACCCGGTGAAGGCCGTGGCGGCGCAGATGCGCTCCCTGGTTCTGGAGGAGGGGATCCCGCAGCTGCTCAACCCTGCCGGGCCCAACGTTCAGGTGACCGCGCCCAATGCGAGCACCAACACGCCCGCCTGGACCAATGCGGCCAAGTCCGTGCTGAAAATCACCGGCACCGCCTTTCAGTGCGGCCAGAACCAGACAGGGAGCGGCTTTGTGGTTTCACCCGACCGCGTCCTGACGAATGCGCACGTCGTGGCTGGTGTTTCCATGCCCGTAGTGGACACCCCGACGCAGGGCTCGCTTCCGGCGCGGGTGGTCTATTTTGATCCGGCCAAGGACCTGGCCATCCTGGCCGTGGACGGGCTGAACGTGGCGCCGCTGGGCACCGGCCCCACCCTCCGCGACAACACGCAGGCGGCCTTTGCGGGGTATCCGCTGGGCGGTCCGCTCCAGGTCCGCCCCGCCACGGTGATGGCCTCCGGGCCCATGGTGATTCCGGACATCACGGGCAAACACAAATCGACCGAGGACATCTACCAGCTGGCCGGCAACGTGCAGTCCGGCAACTCCGGCGGCCCGCTGCTGGACACCTCGGGCCGCGTGGTGGGGGTGGTCTTCGCCAAGTCGACGACCTCCGAACCCGTGGGCTTCGCGTTCACGATGACCGAGGTTTCCCCCGTCATCGCGGCTGCGCCCATGCTCAGCAGCGCCGTGGGCTCGGGGAGCTGCAGCGTCAAGTGA